AGTAAGGTAGACATAACAGAATGAAATGCTAGGTAGGTAGGtctaagattgatgattttaCTTCTCAACTAACATGGCGGATGAAGACGGTTTCTAAATCAGGTGGGTTGAAGAACTCTCTGATAACACCAACACCACGAAAATTATTGCACTTTGAAGAAGGTTTTCGCTTCTTCTTTGGAGCAGGTGGGCACGTTAATATTCTTGGGATTCTTGATTCAACACTTGTTGGGGTTGTTGTACACTCAGCATCCTCTGCTTCTGCTCCTgtctctgcttcttcttctttctgaTCTCTGTCAATGTCAAGGGTAGTGGTGTTTATTGGTTTCAATGGTGCACGCAAAGAGATTCCAGCGATGACCCATTTTCTGTTACTGTGATCTGAGTCGAATCCTCCGTCTACTTGCGCCGCCTTCTCGGAGAGTCCCATGTTGTTCACTCACTCACACACACGAAAAgagtaagaaaaagaaagtgttTATATGTGTGAAGAGTATATATGTAAAGGAAGggaatatatataagaataaagatgtttttgtgtttaatttctttttggtttctttttgaatttgagTGAGGAAAGTGTTAAACTGATGAAAAAAGAGGAACGGATAAAAGCAAGCTAAGGGTGGTTGGTTcaaaggaagagaaagaagagaatagaaggatgaggataaagaagaagaagaagaagagtggaGAGTGGAGAGTGAAGAGAGTATAATAAATGAGGTTGAAAAATTGAATAcgttgaatgaatgaatgaatgttgAAAGAAGTTAAAGGCCAATGAGAGAAGGGAGGGAAAGGGAACCCGAGGAAGAGAGCAGGAAACCCAAGCTCGTGACATAAGCAACCACTCTATACCCGACACCTAATTCAattcaataattaaattataccaCGGATTATTCAAGATAAATGTTATTCAATAATTGTGTATTAGGCATCTCCAAACTTAATCGGTACATCGCGTAATGCACTAGTCATACTTAAAATAAGGGTAAACTATTAAAAttgtatttgaaaaatttttgtgttgataaaaaaagattttaaaagatgtaaaagataaaataatttgaaaaattttaaaatttgataaaaatatctaaacataaatatatgatgtcataatgaacaaaaaaattttaatgataatgACAGAgaattttaatgatattttttttttattcaaaattctttttataacCGTTCATTTATCGCTAATAATGAGAGGttcaataactttctttttttttcaatctaaAACTCTTTTTGTATCTTTGCTTTTGTAGATTTTGTAGTTGAAGAAGATAAATCAGTGGTGTCTGAGTGAGATTTGAAGGTATAATTCGAGAAAAGAATTGTTGAACAGAAGGGCGTACTATCTCTTGCATATAGAACGAACTCGTAAGAAAGCGGGGGATAGAAAAAGGCAAGGATGCGATCGATAAgcctttgaaaaagaaagtgaaGATGCGATCGATGAGCCTTTGAGAAAGTTTGCAGCCACGGTGGTACCACTGATATGACGAAGGTGTAAGAAAAAAAGTGAAGATGGTGATGGTGATAATGAAAACCTTCTATGATTGTTCGATAAGGAaagtaataaagaaaaaagtaaaGGATGTGA
The genomic region above belongs to Arachis duranensis cultivar V14167 chromosome 3, aradu.V14167.gnm2.J7QH, whole genome shotgun sequence and contains:
- the LOC107481362 gene encoding cyclin-dependent protein kinase inhibitor SMR6, with product MGLSEKAAQVDGGFDSDHSNRKWVIAGISLRAPLKPINTTTLDIDRDQKEEEAETGAEAEDAECTTTPTSVESRIPRILTCPPAPKKKRKPSSKCNNFRGVGVIREFFNPPDLETVFIRHVS